The genomic window TCTTTCCACTCCAAATAGTTTCCATAACCAGAACTAATAGTACCTACATATGCATGATACTTGTTTAGAATGGCGGTAAAAAAGTTAGTATGAAAAAGACGCGGAGCACCTTCTCCTTTTTGAGAGCCTCTTTGATCCATATATCTTCTTAGTTGTTCAAATGCCTCATATTTACCTATATTCTCATTCTTACTTTTTTCTAGAAAAGGTGATTTGCATTCTAATACAACTACTGGAATTCCATTTATAAATATAATAATATCAGGAATTATTTTTTCAGTTGGCCCCTGAATTACAAACTGTCTAGTAACTAAAAACTCATTATTATCTATATTGTCCCAGTCAATAAACTTAACGGTATGAAACTTTTTCTTGCCACTACCATCTAAATCTTGATCTAAAGAGTATTTAAGATTAACTATAGCATCATATATTTTTTCGTTTATTTCTAATAAACTTGCTCCTAAGTTATCAGCACGACTAATAAAGCGCACAGCTTTATTTAGGTTACTCTCATTTATCCATGGATTAATCCTTTTTAAGGACTGAATTAACCTATCATGTAAGATTACTTCATTAAGTGATTCTCTTTCTCCATTTTCAGGAGTTAAGTTATCACCATGATTAAATTCATAACCTAGGTTTTTTAAGTATTCTATTGCTGGCAATTCTACCAAAGTTTCTTCGTTTCCTAGATATGGCAAGATTTCACCACCTTTGGGGTTTGTAATTTTGAATTTTCAATTCTTAATTTTTAATTATAGTTGGAAAGCTTTGCTTTCCATTTGTTATAGATATTGACACTGACAGACACAGATTAAACAGACTAACACAGACTTTTTATTACACCTTTACCCTTATTTGACCGGTTAAGAGTTTTTGCATAAGTCCTTTTTTTAGGAGTTCTAGGTTTTGTTTTTTGGTTTGGTAGTTTTCTAGTTTTTCGTCGACTGAGGATAGGATTTCTGCTATTTTTTGTTGTTCGGATATTGGAGGGATAGGAATAAATAATTTCATTAATTCATTTTTTGATAAGTTATACCTAGTTGAACCCTGTCCAAGTACGCTAATTTTTTTTCTTATTATCTCACTTCTTAATAAATAAGCTGCAAATTCAGGAATTAAAAAATAGAAATTTTTTAATCTATAACCAAAACAAAAACTATTTAAATAAACTTCATCAACTTCATCTAATAAAACTGAACTCATTCCTACTTCTACTACAGACTCTGAGGATGTTGTAAAAAATATATCTCCATATTTAACTTTATTCTGGTTTTCATTACTTTTTATATTAACGTATTGAAAGTTATTTATATTAATTCTTGTGTTATCAAATATATTTTTATATGGAATAAATGGCTTTCCAAAACCAAAATCATTTTTATTTTTACCAGAAAGACCAGAATATGTATCCCCTAATTCTGATAATTGTTTAAGCTCCCACTCCTCCGGAATCTCTCCTAAATCTGTCTTTTTAAATTTGGTATGTCCAATTCCTTTAGTTAGAAGTTTTTGCATTAAACCTTTTTTAAGCTCTTTGGTTTTTTCTATTAAAGCATCAATCTGCTCAATTTGCTCATCAACAGTTGAAAGTATATCGGCTATTTTTTTTTGTTCTTTCAAATGTGGTAATGATAAACTAAGTTCTTCTGTAAAAACTTCTTTTGCAACCCTTTGACGACCAGTTGTTCCAAGCATTCTATTTATTGCATAATTTCTAATTCGTTCTGATCGCATTGTATAATATAAGAACTTAGGAATGATTTCATCACTAAATGGTGATAAAACAACAAATTCAGTAGATCCTAAGCCATAATCAGTAGCTAATTTTTCAACATAACCACATTTACCATTTTCTGTACATGGTGTTATTCTTGCAAATAATGTGTCTTGCTCTTTAAATTTGCTTCCTGATGCTTCTCCATACACTCTACTTTTAATGTTTTTAATTTGGTTTTCTTCTGCTGATGGCAAAGAGCTCATTGCAATATAATCATATGTTTTTCCTCTAGTTAGTTTGTAGTTAGGATTAATTCTTGCTATTTTTGAAAGTTTTTTTACTTCCCACTCCTCTGGAATCTCACCCAATTCAGTTTTCTTATAACCTTCTCTCATTCCGCTAACCTCTTTATCAATTAAATATTTATAAATATCCCGGTAAACTTACATTAAGTAAAAAAGCACTGTTTTTCAACATTAATTAAAAATTCATAATTAAAAAAGTCAGCAACCTTAATAAGCGACCGAAAGGGAGCATCAGTAGTACCCGAAGGGTGTGTAAGTCGTTCGTCGCTCCTTGCCGTCCATGGCACCGCGACACTTGTCCATCCGTGGACTTCGAAGTCTGTGGAGTCTGTGTCTATTAAAAAACGGTGAATATATTCCTATATCTCCTCAAACCCCAACTCTTTCAAATATCCATTAAGCTTATCTTCAGTCTCGTCAATCTTAGAATTTATCTCTCTAATATCCTTTAGCACCGCTTCTATATCTACTTCTTCCTCTTCCTGAGTTGTATCTACATAACGACTAATGTTTAAGTTGTAATCATGCCCCTCGATTGTATTTCTATCTACCACTGTAGCAAATTTATCTACATTCTCAAATTTATCAAAAGCCTGTACAATTCTCTCTATATCTTCATCCCTGAGTTTATTTTTATTACCATCCTTTATAAATCCTTTACTAGCATCTAT from Candidatus Syntrophocurvum alkaliphilum includes these protein-coding regions:
- a CDS encoding restriction endonuclease subunit S, whose amino-acid sequence is MREGYKKTELGEIPEEWEVKKLSKIARINPNYKLTRGKTYDYIAMSSLPSAEENQIKNIKSRVYGEASGSKFKEQDTLFARITPCTENGKCGYVEKLATDYGLGSTEFVVLSPFSDEIIPKFLYYTMRSERIRNYAINRMLGTTGRQRVAKEVFTEELSLSLPHLKEQKKIADILSTVDEQIEQIDALIEKTKELKKGLMQKLLTKGIGHTKFKKTDLGEIPEEWELKQLSELGDTYSGLSGKNKNDFGFGKPFIPYKNIFDNTRININNFQYVNIKSNENQNKVKYGDIFFTTSSESVVEVGMSSVLLDEVDEVYLNSFCFGYRLKNFYFLIPEFAAYLLRSEIIRKKISVLGQGSTRYNLSKNELMKLFIPIPPISEQQKIAEILSSVDEKLENYQTKKQNLELLKKGLMQKLLTGQIRVKV